A window of Terriglobales bacterium contains these coding sequences:
- a CDS encoding HAD hydrolase family protein, with the protein MSAKVRAKKIKLLLLDVDGVMTDGRIWLFPAPAGANPELRSQAAEHADAGGYAISSDAMVEAKGFHAHDGTAITLARLGGIKTGIITKRISETVALRARDLCLDHVHQGVADKVGALEKILEQEGLTAAQAAYVGDDIIDLPVMRRCGLAIAVPNARKEVKDAAHYVTRHGGGKGAVRDAVEFILRAQGKMEKTVRAYVTRRRAQKAQPKSNQ; encoded by the coding sequence ATGTCTGCCAAGGTGCGCGCCAAGAAGATCAAGCTGCTGCTGCTGGACGTGGACGGGGTGATGACCGACGGCCGCATCTGGCTGTTTCCCGCCCCGGCCGGCGCGAATCCCGAATTGCGCTCCCAGGCCGCCGAGCATGCTGACGCCGGGGGCTACGCCATTTCCAGCGACGCTATGGTCGAGGCCAAGGGTTTTCACGCCCACGACGGCACGGCCATCACGCTGGCGCGGCTCGGGGGCATCAAGACCGGAATCATCACCAAGCGCATCTCGGAGACGGTCGCGCTGCGCGCCCGCGACCTGTGCCTGGACCACGTCCATCAGGGCGTGGCCGACAAGGTGGGCGCGCTGGAGAAGATCCTCGAGCAGGAGGGCTTGACCGCCGCCCAGGCCGCCTACGTGGGCGATGACATCATCGACCTGCCGGTGATGCGGCGCTGCGGGCTGGCCATCGCCGTCCCCAACGCCCGCAAGGAAGTGAAGGACGCGGCCCACTACGTCACCCGCCACGGCGGCGGCAAGGGCGCGGTGCGCGACGCGGTGGAGTTCATCCTGCGCGCCCAGGGCAAGATGGAGAAGACGGTGCGCGCTTACGTCACCCGCCGCAGGGCCCAAAAGGCGCAACCCAAGTCCAATCAATAG
- a CDS encoding tetratricopeptide repeat protein, which produces MPRWVWILCLGLFALPALAQVSFPAVPNSDDTATAPPQLLRAAPPPANASAQELEARGDELRAEKSYADAIDYYRAALAKTETAALHNKSGIAQLQMLHYDRAKKEFERAITRDPAYAEAYNNLGVVNYIASDYKKAIRRYQKALEMREGSASFHSNLGTAYFARKEYDKASSEYLRALELDPDIFERQSAAGVAARLPSPGERARFSYVIARMYAKSGNAERCLLYLKRAMEAGYAGISDVYKDDEFAQVRKDPRFTELMASKPVAVTN; this is translated from the coding sequence ATGCCTCGTTGGGTCTGGATTCTCTGTCTTGGACTGTTCGCGCTCCCCGCTCTCGCGCAAGTCTCCTTTCCTGCGGTTCCGAATTCCGACGACACCGCCACGGCGCCGCCGCAGCTGCTCCGGGCCGCCCCGCCGCCCGCCAACGCCTCGGCGCAAGAACTGGAAGCCCGCGGCGACGAGCTGCGCGCGGAAAAATCCTACGCCGACGCCATCGACTACTACCGCGCGGCGTTGGCCAAAACGGAGACTGCCGCCCTCCACAACAAGAGCGGCATCGCCCAGCTCCAGATGCTGCACTATGACAGAGCTAAGAAGGAGTTCGAGCGTGCCATCACGCGCGACCCCGCCTACGCCGAGGCCTACAACAACCTGGGAGTGGTGAACTACATCGCGAGCGACTACAAGAAGGCCATCCGGCGTTATCAGAAGGCGCTGGAGATGCGCGAGGGTTCCGCCTCCTTCCACAGCAACCTGGGAACGGCGTACTTCGCGCGCAAGGAATATGACAAGGCCAGCAGTGAATACCTGCGCGCCCTGGAACTCGACCCGGACATCTTCGAGCGCCAGTCGGCCGCCGGGGTCGCAGCGCGGCTGCCCTCGCCCGGCGAACGCGCCCGCTTCTCCTACGTCATCGCCAGGATGTACGCCAAGAGCGGTAACGCCGAGCGCTGCCTGCTCTACCTGAAGCGGGCCATGGAGGCCGGGTACGCCGGGATCAGCGACGTCTACAAAGACGACGAGTTCGCGCAGGTGCGCAAGGACCCGCGCTTCACCGAGCTCATGGCCTCGAAACCGGTCGCCGTCACCAACTGA